A DNA window from Theobroma cacao cultivar B97-61/B2 chromosome 5, Criollo_cocoa_genome_V2, whole genome shotgun sequence contains the following coding sequences:
- the LOC18598008 gene encoding auxin-responsive protein SAUR71 translates to MFRPFLQKIRKGFHVSLSRGQAVINDVEVDEEINVATPMSDDVEAGYFTVFAVQGKETQRFVIELDNLTNPAFLSLLEQAGEEYGFHQKGVLSLPCRPQELQKILQDWEAEHADTEGWATCNATTTEGY, encoded by the coding sequence ATGTTTAGGCCTTTCCTCCAGAAAATACGCAAGGGGTTCCATGTCTCACTTTCCAGAGGACAAGCTGTCATTAATGATGTTGAGGTCGATGAAGAAATAAACGTAGCTACACCAATGTCAGATGATGTTGAGGCAGGATATTTTACGGTCTTTGCAGTTCAAGGAAAGGAAACGCAGAGGTTTGTCATTGAACTAGACAACTTAACAAACCCTGCATTCCTGAGTCTACTGGAGCAGGCTGGGGAAGAATATGGATTCCATCAAAAGGGGGTTCTTTCTCTCCCTTGTCGTCCGCAGGAACTGCAAAAGATCCTACAAGACTGGGAAGCTGAGCATGCTGATACTGAAGGTTGGGCTACCTGTAATGCTACAACAACAGAAGGCTACTAG
- the LOC18598009 gene encoding auxin-responsive protein SAUR71, with amino-acid sequence MFKPFFQKIQKGFLVSASRVLALSDDAITVPDDVEEGYFTVFTVQGIETQRFVIKLDNPRNPACLSLLEQARDEYGFQQKGALSVPCRPQELRQILEDRYYQEKDATECWAAYDIK; translated from the coding sequence ATGTTTAAGcctttctttcaaaaaatacaaaaggGATTCCTAGTCTCAGCATCCAGAGTACTAGCTCTTAGTGATGATGCTATAACGGTGCCAGATGATGTTGAGGAAGGATATTTTACAGTCTTCACAGTGCAGGGGATAGAAACACAAAGGTTTGTTATAAAATTAGACAACCCAAGAAACCCTGCATGCTTGAGTCTATTGGAACAAGCTCGAGATGAATATGGATTTCAACAAAAGGGGGCACTTTCTGTCCCTTGTCGACCTCAAGAATTACGGCAGATTCTAGAAGACAGGTATTATCAAGAGAAAGATGCTACAGAATGTTGGGCTGCATATGACATTAAATAG